The Mucilaginibacter yixingensis genome window below encodes:
- the ccoN gene encoding cytochrome-c oxidase, cbb3-type subunit I encodes MQPEKFYYDNKIVRNFGIATVVWGVIGMTVGLLVAIQLYHPGANMGSQYTTFGRIRPLHTNAVIFAFVGNAIFMGVYYSLQRLLKTRMFCDALSKIHFWGWQLIIISAVITLPLGFTTSHEYAELEWPIDIAITIIWVVFGINMFGTIFRRRERHLYVAIWFYIATFVTIAVLHIVNSFELPISAWKSYYLFAGVQDALVQWWYGHNAVAFFLTTPYLGMMYYFLPKMANRPVYSYKLSILHFWSLIFIYIWAGPHHLLYTTLPGWAQSLGVAFSIMLIAPSWGGMINGLLTLRGAWDKVRDDVTLKFMVVGLTAYGMATFEGPMLSLKQVNAIGHFTDWIIAHVHVGALGWNGFLTFAILYWLIPRIYKTELYSKKLASFHFWIGTLGILFYAVPMYWAGFTQGLMLKEFTPEGMLKYPNFLETTMRIIPMHVMRSIGGGMYLLGVIVMAFNLCKTMLAGKLVSNEAAEAMPLEKAPAVIKGETWHGRLERMPIKMMIVALITILIGTFIELMPTLTISSNIPTIASVKPYTPLELQGRDIYIREGCVNCHSQTVRPFRSETERYGEYSKAGEFVYDHPFLWGSKRTGPDLAREGGKYGNSWHYNHLMDPRLMSPGSIMPNYDWLITQKLDTSTTAIKIAAMRKLGVPYPKGYEKRANADLDKQATTIATDLGAQHIKVMSNKEIIAVIAYLQRLGTDIKADKTANNH; translated from the coding sequence ATGCAACCCGAAAAATTTTACTACGACAACAAGATTGTTCGCAATTTCGGTATCGCCACCGTAGTGTGGGGCGTCATCGGTATGACGGTGGGCCTGCTGGTGGCTATCCAGTTGTACCATCCCGGCGCAAACATGGGCAGCCAGTACACCACCTTTGGCCGTATCCGTCCGCTGCACACCAACGCAGTTATTTTTGCCTTTGTGGGCAACGCCATTTTTATGGGCGTTTATTACTCTTTGCAGCGTCTGCTCAAAACCCGCATGTTTTGCGATGCGCTGAGCAAAATCCACTTTTGGGGTTGGCAGCTCATCATCATCTCGGCTGTAATTACGCTGCCGCTGGGTTTTACCACATCACATGAATATGCCGAGCTGGAGTGGCCTATTGATATTGCCATCACCATTATTTGGGTAGTGTTTGGCATCAATATGTTCGGCACTATTTTCCGCCGTCGCGAGCGGCATTTGTATGTGGCCATCTGGTTTTACATTGCCACGTTTGTTACCATTGCGGTGTTGCACATTGTTAACTCTTTTGAGTTGCCAATATCTGCCTGGAAAAGCTACTACCTGTTTGCCGGTGTGCAAGATGCGCTGGTGCAATGGTGGTATGGGCACAACGCGGTAGCCTTCTTCCTCACCACGCCTTATCTGGGGATGATGTATTACTTCCTGCCCAAAATGGCCAACCGGCCGGTGTACTCTTATAAACTGAGTATCCTGCACTTCTGGTCGCTCATATTTATTTACATCTGGGCCGGTCCGCATCACTTGTTGTATACCACGCTGCCGGGCTGGGCACAATCATTAGGCGTTGCCTTTTCAATCATGCTCATCGCGCCAAGCTGGGGCGGTATGATTAACGGTTTGCTCACCCTGCGCGGCGCATGGGACAAAGTGCGCGACGACGTAACCCTGAAATTTATGGTGGTTGGTTTAACCGCCTACGGTATGGCCACTTTTGAAGGCCCTATGCTGTCACTCAAACAGGTAAACGCCATTGGTCACTTTACCGATTGGATCATCGCTCACGTACACGTTGGCGCTTTGGGTTGGAACGGTTTCCTCACCTTTGCTATTCTGTACTGGCTCATTCCGCGCATTTATAAAACCGAGCTGTACTCTAAAAAACTGGCTTCGTTCCACTTTTGGATCGGCACATTGGGTATCTTGTTTTATGCGGTGCCAATGTACTGGGCTGGTTTTACTCAGGGACTGATGCTGAAAGAGTTTACGCCAGAGGGCATGCTGAAATATCCAAACTTTCTGGAAACCACCATGCGCATTATACCTATGCACGTAATGCGCTCTATTGGTGGGGGTATGTACCTGTTGGGTGTCATTGTAATGGCCTTTAACCTGTGCAAAACCATGCTGGCCGGCAAACTGGTAAGCAATGAGGCTGCCGAGGCCATGCCGCTGGAAAAAGCACCAGCCGTTATTAAAGGCGAAACCTGGCACGGCCGTTTAGAACGCATGCCTATCAAAATGATGATTGTGGCACTGATCACTATCCTCATCGGTACATTCATTGAGCTGATGCCAACGCTCACCATCTCATCAAACATCCCAACCATTGCCAGCGTGAAACCATATACGCCGCTGGAGTTGCAGGGCAGGGATATTTACATCCGCGAGGGTTGTGTAAACTGTCACTCACAAACGGTGAGGCCTTTTCGCTCTGAAACCGAACGTTATGGCGAGTACAGCAAGGCCGGTGAGTTTGTGTACGATCACCCATTCCTTTGGGGCTCAAAACGTACCGGACCAGATCTGGCGCGCGAGGGCGGTAAATACGGCAACTCATGGCACTATAATCACCTGATGGATCCAAGGCTGATGTCGCCGGGCAGTATCATGCCAAACTATGATTGGCTGATTACTCAAAAGCTGGATACCAGCACAACGGCCATCAAAATTGCCGCCATGCGCAAACTGGGCGTACCATACCCTAAGGGTTATGAGAAACGTGCCAATGCCGATCTGGACAAGCAGGCCACAACCATTGCCACCGATCTGGGCGCGCAGCACATCAAGGTGATGAGTAACAAAGAGATCATAGCCGTTATTGCTTACCTGCAGCGCCTCGGCACAGATATTAAAGCTGATAAAACCGCTAATAATCACTAA
- a CDS encoding cbb3-type cytochrome c oxidase N-terminal domain-containing protein, protein MKKKALVFTLGLLLLNLSVFAEDGDPELTSGQLMNYVGYGAIIFTLLLFVIAMLVLLRTFKVMTKVLMGAKAYKAMLVDEAAEKEAKKAARKKEKGSWALRFMSLKPMSEEHTLVMEHSYDGINELNNATPKWFMYLFYGSMLFAAGYLLNYHVFHFGQLQYEEYKTEVALADKAKAAWLAKSANQVDEKTVKLTTDAAVLASGKAIFTERCSPCHGDHAQGVVGPNLTDDYWLHGNKINDVFKTIKYGVSAKGMPTWEKQLSPKQIADVANYVKSLHGSNPANPKEPQGEKMAEVVDKGEPAKTAMVIRK, encoded by the coding sequence ATGAAAAAGAAAGCTTTAGTATTTACGCTCGGGCTGCTACTGCTTAATCTGTCAGTTTTTGCAGAAGACGGCGACCCCGAACTTACCAGTGGCCAGTTAATGAATTACGTGGGCTACGGTGCCATTATATTTACCCTGCTGCTGTTTGTGATAGCCATGCTGGTACTGCTGCGCACCTTTAAGGTGATGACCAAAGTGCTGATGGGAGCCAAAGCTTACAAAGCTATGCTGGTCGATGAAGCCGCCGAGAAGGAAGCAAAGAAAGCCGCCCGTAAGAAAGAGAAGGGCAGTTGGGCGCTCCGCTTTATGTCGCTCAAGCCAATGTCTGAAGAGCATACACTGGTGATGGAACATAGTTATGATGGCATTAACGAGTTGAATAACGCTACACCAAAGTGGTTTATGTACCTGTTTTATGGTTCCATGCTTTTTGCAGCAGGTTATCTGCTTAACTATCACGTGTTCCATTTTGGGCAGTTGCAGTATGAAGAGTATAAAACCGAGGTAGCCCTTGCCGATAAAGCCAAAGCCGCCTGGCTGGCCAAATCTGCCAACCAGGTAGATGAGAAAACGGTGAAACTCACTACAGATGCCGCGGTGCTGGCCAGTGGTAAAGCCATCTTTACCGAGCGTTGTTCACCCTGTCACGGTGACCACGCGCAGGGTGTGGTTGGCCCAAACCTGACCGACGATTATTGGCTGCATGGCAATAAGATTAACGATGTGTTTAAAACCATCAAATACGGTGTATCTGCCAAAGGCATGCCTACTTGGGAGAAACAGCTGTCGCCCAAACAAATTGCCGATGTGGCTAACTACGTAAAATCACTGCATGGCAGTAATCCGGCTAATCCAAAAGAACCGCAGGGAGAAAAGATGGCCGAAGTGGTTGATAAGGGTGAGCCGGCTAAGACGGCGATGGTGATCAGAAAGTAA
- the ccoG gene encoding cytochrome c oxidase accessory protein CcoG produces MIPQVDTADPQMEATESNKRKWIYPLIRKGKFYHYRSWLSYGYLALFFAGPFLRIGGQPLLLLNVMEQKFVLLGQVFWPQDFFLFVLGMLAFIVSIVLFTIAFGRIFCGWICPQTIFMEMVFRKVEEWIEGDARKRKKLDDGPWDFNKRWRKALKHVVFLLISFLIANTFLAYVIGSEGLLRIVTEPVSRHWSGFASIWVFTLVFYLVYSQVRELVCTMICPYGRLQGVLTDKHTLMVAYNYLRGEPRGKVNKKDTQRKGDCVDCGLCVDVCPTGIDIRKGPQLECINCTACIDVCNEVMGKIERPLNLIGFYSEEQIKEGKPPRFTARMAAYGSVICVLMGVLTFFVLQRSDVDVTVMRSAGLLFQEQPGGYISNLYNADLINKTDHPQQIVIKPVDPAIRLKYVQAPGVIDRAGSAKAIFFVEVLGKNIHQPKTEIKLQVITHGKVIATISTNFIGPVN; encoded by the coding sequence ATGATACCCCAGGTAGATACAGCCGACCCGCAGATGGAAGCGACGGAGAGCAACAAGCGCAAATGGATCTATCCGCTGATACGGAAAGGTAAATTTTATCATTATCGTAGTTGGCTAAGCTACGGTTACCTGGCACTGTTTTTTGCTGGTCCGTTTTTGCGGATTGGCGGGCAGCCCTTGTTGCTGCTCAACGTAATGGAGCAAAAGTTTGTACTGCTGGGTCAGGTTTTCTGGCCTCAGGATTTCTTTCTGTTTGTGCTGGGTATGCTGGCCTTTATTGTCAGCATTGTGCTGTTTACCATAGCGTTCGGGCGCATATTTTGCGGGTGGATCTGTCCGCAAACCATTTTTATGGAGATGGTTTTTCGCAAGGTAGAAGAGTGGATTGAGGGCGATGCCCGTAAACGTAAAAAGCTGGACGATGGTCCGTGGGATTTTAACAAACGCTGGCGCAAAGCGCTGAAGCATGTGGTTTTCCTGTTGATCTCGTTCCTGATTGCCAATACGTTTCTGGCCTATGTTATCGGCAGCGAGGGTTTGCTGCGCATTGTTACCGAGCCGGTAAGCAGGCATTGGAGTGGTTTTGCCAGTATCTGGGTATTTACGCTGGTTTTCTATCTAGTATATAGCCAGGTACGCGAGCTGGTTTGCACCATGATTTGTCCGTACGGTCGCCTGCAAGGCGTGCTGACCGACAAGCATACGCTCATGGTGGCCTACAACTACCTGCGCGGCGAGCCGCGCGGTAAGGTGAATAAAAAAGACACCCAACGCAAAGGCGATTGTGTGGATTGCGGCCTGTGCGTAGATGTGTGCCCAACAGGCATCGATATAAGAAAAGGGCCTCAGCTGGAGTGTATCAATTGCACTGCCTGTATAGATGTTTGCAACGAGGTGATGGGCAAAATAGAACGCCCGTTAAATCTCATCGGTTTTTACTCAGAAGAGCAGATCAAAGAAGGTAAGCCGCCACGCTTTACCGCCCGCATGGCAGCCTACGGAAGCGTGATATGTGTGTTGATGGGTGTGCTTACCTTCTTTGTATTGCAGCGCAGCGATGTGGATGTTACCGTGATGCGCTCGGCAGGCTTGTTATTTCAGGAGCAGCCGGGGGGCTATATCAGTAACCTTTACAATGCAGATCTGATCAATAAGACCGATCATCCGCAGCAAATTGTGATCAAACCTGTTGATCCTGCTATCCGCTTAAAATATGTACAGGCACCCGGTGTGATTGATAGGGCGGGCAGTGCTAAGGCTATCTTCTTTGTAGAAGTGCTAGGCAAAAACATTCATCAGCCTAAAACAGAAATAAAGCTGCAGGTAATTACCCATGGGAAGGTAATAGCCACCATCAGCACCAATTTTATAGGTCCCGTAAACTAA